A window of Bufo gargarizans isolate SCDJY-AF-19 chromosome 9, ASM1485885v1, whole genome shotgun sequence contains these coding sequences:
- the NOTCH1 gene encoding neurogenic locus notch homolog protein 1 isoform X2 has protein sequence MHPGETCLNNGRCENGGTECRCQSPYIGERCQFTNPCNSNPCLNGGSCQYDIRGNSVYFTCSCPLGYQDLRCITRKDNVCLSNPCRNGGTCDLTTDEWSYKCRCPPGWTGDTCQKADPCASNPCANGGSCVPFDSQYVCKCPEGFHGETCKLDINECKQSPCRNGGMCVNEFGSFYCKCKSRFTGNYCEIPYVPCNPSPCQNGGTCRQTDDTSYECTCLPGFSGQNCEENIDDCPGNQCKNGGTCVDGVNTYNCRCSPDWTGQYCTEDVDECQLMPNACQNGGTCHNTHGGYNCVCVNGWTGEDCSENIDDCANAACNSGATCHDRVASFYCECPHGRTGLLCHLDDACISNPCNEGSNCDTNPVNGKAICTCPSGYTGPACNHDVDECSLGANPCEHGGKCINTQGSFQCNCLPGYTGPRCEIDVNECLSNPCQNDATCLDQIGGFQCICMPGYEGKFCEINTDECASSPCQHNGRCIDKINEFHCECPTGFNGHLCQYDIDECASTPCKNGARCVDGPNTYTCQCTEGFTGPHCEMDIDDCQPDPCHFGTCIDGIATFTCECKPGYTGRLCDTNINECLSMPCQNGGMCVDKINGYMCQCLKGTSGINCETNVDDCASNPCDSGKCIDKIDSYECACEPGYAGKMCNINIDECASNPCHNGGTCEDLINGFRCTCPDGFQGPMCLSEVDECRSNPCIHGFCRDGINGYKCDCDLGWSGTNCDINNNECDSNPCMNGGTCKDMTSGYICTCKEGFSGLNCQTNINECASNPCLNEGTCIDGVAGYKCICMLPYTGATCEDVLAPCANNPCKNDGRCQESENYESFSCVCPTGWQGQTCEIDINECVKNPCRNGALCQNMNGSYKCVCKPGYTGRNCETDINDCQPNPCHNGGSCTDGINAFYCNCLPGFRGPKCEEDINECASNPCRNGANCTDCVNSYTCTCPSGFSGIHCEVNTPDCTESSCFNGGTCVDGINTFTCLCPPGFTGSYCQHDINECDSKPCLNGGTCQDSYGTYKCTCPQGYTGLNCQNLVRWCDSSPCKNGGKCWQTNNLYRCECNSGWTGLYCDVPNVSCEVAALQRGVDVNNLCRNSGSCRDTGNTHHCLCQPGYTGSYCEEQVDECTPNPCQNGATCTDYLGGYSCECVAGYHGVNCSEEINECHSHPCQNGGTCIDLINTYKCSCPRGTQGVHCEINIDDCNPLYEGPNQEPKCFNGGKCVDRVGGYHCNCLPGFVGERCEGDVNECLSNPCDSRGTQNCVQLVNDYRCECRQGFTGRHCDSLLDGCKGKPCRNGGSCAIASNTERGFICKCPPGFDGATCEYDTRLCGNLLCHNGGTCISTLKTPKCVCPDDFTGPMCQFPVSSPCNSNPCYNGGTCKFVTEEPFYQCICPRNFNGLFCHFLDYGFKGGPGQDIEPSDFEEDCKIDQCAGQAGNKICNTNCNTHACGWDGGDCSLDFYDPWKNCTNALQCWKYFNDGKCDSQCNNAGCLYDGFDCQNIDIQCNPLYDQYCKDHFQDGHCDQGCNNAECEWDGLDCAYNMPEKLADGTLVVVVLVPPEKLKNISVDFLRELSRILHTNVVFKKNEHGEYMIFPYYGNKEELKKHHIKRSTKEWSDAPIFSSVKDSLIPARYRRELDQLEVKGSIVFLEIDNRQCLQTNSQCFNSATDVAAFLGALASLGNLDLPYKIEAVRSETATPPPSSPLYPSLGVSLCVLLVIFAVVGVIILNKKRRREHGHLWFPEGFSPKESTKKKRREPLGEDSVGLKPLKNGADGSLMDDNQNEWGDEETSESKRFRLDDHAILPDLDDQTDHRQWTQQHLDAADLRAPSMAPTPPQGEIDTDCMDVNVRGPDGYTPLMIAACSGGGLETGNSEEEEDASANTISDFIGQGANLHNHTDRTGETALHLAARYARADAAKRLLESSADANVQDNMGRTPLHAAVAADAQGVFQILIRNRATELDARMYDGTTPLILAARLAVEGMVEELINSHADVNAVDDLGKSALHWAAAVNNVDAAMVLLKNGANKDMQNNKEETPLFLAAREGSYETAKVLLDHYANRDITDHMDRLPRDIAQERMHQDIVRLLDDYNLVRSPQLHNGPMGAPTLSPICSPNGYIGNMKPAVQGKKARKPSAKASGCKDLKARRKKSQDGKGGMLDNSSSGVLSPVDSLESPHGYLSDVSSPPLMTSPFQQSPSMPLNHLSNMPDTHISMNHMNMSAKQEMVGGSNRMAFESMTPRLSHLSVSSPSTVLNGGSMHFTVGGSAMNGQCDWLRLQNGMVLNPYNPMRTNLQQGGHQQTAAALQHSLITSLHSGLPNTTISPMMSYQAIPNTRMSSQPHLLQAQQIQQQNLQLQQQHNATSASSARIGASFCGNDMAQSDMQQLTSNGLRSIMPQDTQILSGSMPTTLTQSMSTTQFLTPPSQHSYSSPIDNTPSHQLQVPDHPFLTPSPESPDQWSSSSPHSNMSDWSEGISSPPTNIQPQHNHIPEAFK, from the exons GATTTTCTGGTCAAAACTGCGAGGAAAATATTGATGACTGTCCGGGAAACCAGTGCAAGAATGGAGGCACCTGTGTGGATGGAGTGAACACCTACAACTGCCGATGTTCTCCGGACTGGACAG GCCAGTACTGCACTGAAGATGTTGATGAGTGCCAGCTGATGCCAAACGCCTGTCAGAATGGAGGCACCTGCCACAATACCCACGGAGGGTACAACTGTGTCTGTGTCAACGGCTGGACCGGAGAGGACTGCAGCGAGAACATTGATGACTGTGCCAACGCTGCTTGTAACAGTGGAGCCACCTGCCATGATCGCGTGGCGTCCTTCTACTGCGAGTGTCCACATGGCCGCACAG GTCTGCTTTGTCACCTGGATGACGCTTGTATTAGCAACCCCTGCAACGAAGGCTCCAACTGTGACACCAACCCAGTGAACGGCAAGGCCATCTGCACCTGCCCCTCTGGCTACACCGGGCCTGCCTGCAACCATGATGTGGACGAATGTTCTCTTG GTGCCAACCCCTGTGAGCACGGTGGAAAATGCATCAACACCCAGGGCTCTTTCCAGTGCAACTGCCTCCCGGGCTACACAGGACCTCGCTGCGAGATTGACGTTAATGAGTGTCTGTCCAACCCCTGTCAGAACGACGCCACTTGTCTGGACCAGATTGGAGGGTTCCAGTGTATCTGTATGCCAG GTTATGAAGGGAAGTTCTGTGAAATCAATACAGAcgaatgtgccagcagcccctgtCAACACAATGGCCGATGCATCGATAAAATCAACGAGTTTCACTGCGAATGCCCCACAG GTTTTAATGGGCACTTGTGTCAGTATGACATTGATGAGTGCGCCAGTACCCCCTGCAAAAATGGTGCCAGATGTGTGGATGGACCCAACACGTACACCTGTCAGTGCACAGAAG GATTTACTGGTCCCCATTGTGAAATGGATATAGACGACTGCCAGCCAGACCCTTGCCACTTTGGAACCTGCATCGATGGCATTGCCACCTTTACCTGTGAATGCAAACCTGGCTACACTGGGAGGCTTTGTGACACTAACATTAACGAGTGCCTGAGCATGCCATGTCAAAATGGAGGCATGTGTGTGGACAAAATAAACGGCTACATGTGCCAGTGCCTGAAAGGAACCTCAG GGATCAACTGTGAAACAAATGTAGATGACTGCGCCAGCAATCCCTGTGACTCTGGGAAGTGCATTGATAAGATCGACAGTTACGAGTGTGCCTGCGAGCCGGGCTATGCCG GAAAGATGTGTAACATTAACATTGACGAGTGCGCCAGCAATCCCTGCCACAACGGGGGAACCTGCGAAGACCTCATTAATGGCTTTAGGTGCACGTGTCCTGACGGTTTCCAAGGACCCATGTGTCTTTCTGAAGTGGATGAGTGCAGGAGCAACCCTTGTATCCACGGATTCTGCCGTGATGGAATAAACGG ATACAAATGTGACTGTGATTTGGGCTGGAGTGGAACCAACTGTGACATTAATAACAACGAGTGTGACTCCAATCCATGTATGAATGGGGGAACCTGTAAGGATATGACCAGCGGCTACATCTGCACCTGTAAAGAGGGCTTCAGTG GACTGAACTGTCAGACAAATATCAACGAATGTGCATCTAACCCGTGTCTCAATGAGGGGACGTGCATTGATGGCGTGGCTGGGTACAAGTGTATCTGCATGCTACCATACACGG GGGCCACATGTGAGGATGTTTTAGCTCCCTGCGCAAATAACCCGTGTAAAAATGATGGGAGGTGTCAAGAATCCGAAAACTATGAAAGTTTCTCCTGTGTCTGTCCTACTGGTTGGCAAG GGCAAACATGTGAGATCGATATCAATGAGTGCGTGAAGAACCCCTGCCGAAACGGCGCCTTGTGTCAGAACATGAATGGCAGCTACAAGTGTGTCTGTAAGCCCGGATACACTGGCAGGAACTGCGAGACCGATATTAACGACTGCCAACCAA ACCCTTGCCACAATGGAGGTTCCTGCACAGACGGTATCAATGCATTCTACTGCAACTGTTTACCTGGATTCCGGGGACCAAAGTGTGAAGAGGACATTAATGAATGCGCCAGCAACCCCTGCAGGAACGGGGCTAACTGCACAGACTGTGTGAACAGCTACACCTGCACCTGCCCCTCAGGGTTTAGTGGCATCCACTGTGAAGTTAACACTCCGGACTGTACAGAAAG CTCTTGCTTCAATGGCGGCACCTGTGTGGACGGAATAAACACCTTTACCTGTCTGTGTCCACCCGGGTTCACTGGGAGCTACTGTCAGCATGACATCAATGAGTGTGACTCCAAGCCTTGTCTGAACGGTGGGACGTGTCAGGACAGCTATGGGACCTATAAGTGCACCTGTCCCCAGGGCTACACCGGACTGAACTGCCAG AACTTAGTGCGGTGGTGCGACTCGTCTCCATGTAAAAATGGTGGAAAATGCTGGCAGACCAACAACTTGTATCGGTGTGAGTGTAATAGCGGCTGGACCGGACTGTACTGTGACGTGCCCAATGTCTCGTGCGAGGTTGCAGCTTTACAGCGAG GGGTGGACGTTAATAATCTCTGCCGTAATTCCGGATCTTGTCGTGACACTGGAAACACCCACCACTGTCTGTGTCAGCCCGGGTATACAGGAAGCTACTGCGAGGAGCAGGTGGATGAATGTACTCCCAATCCATGTCAGAACGGAGCCACCTGTACAGACTACCTGGGGGGCTACTCCTGTGAG TGTGTTGCTGGCTACCATGGGGTTAACTGCTCAGAGGAAATTAATGAGTGCCACTCTCACCCCTGCCAAAATGGGGGAACCTGCATTGATCTGATCAACACCTACAAATGCTCCTGTCCTAGAGGCACTCAAG GCGTTCACTGTGAAATTAACATAGATGACTGCAACCCGCTGTACGAGGGACCCAACCAGGAACCTAAATGCTTCAACGGCGGAAAATGTGTAGACCGCGTGGGTGGATACCACTGCAACTGTCTGCCAGGGTTTGTTGGAGAGCGCTGTGAGGGGGATGTAAACGAATGCCTTTCAAACCCTTGTGACTCCCGTGGAACCCAGAACTGTGTCCAGCTTGTGAATGACTACCGCTGCGAATGCAGACAAGGATTTACAG GGAGGCACTGTGATTCACTGCTTGATGGATGCAAAGGAAAACCATGTAGAAACGGTGGATCTTGTGCTATCGCGAGTAATACTGAGCGAGGATTCATCTGCAAGTGTCCGCCG GGATTCGATGGCGCCACTTGCGAATATGACACACGTCTGTGCGGGAACCTTCTTTGTCACAATGGCGGGACCTGTATATCTACCCTCAAGACCCCTAAATGTGTCTGTCCGGATGATTTCACTGGACCCATGTGTCAGTTTCCAGTCAGCAGCCCCTGTAATTCAAACCCTTGCTACAATGGCGGCACGTGCAAGTTTGTGACAGAGGAGCCTTTCTACCAGTGCATCTGCCCCCGGAACTTTAATGGTCTCTTTTGCCACTTCTTAGACTATGGCTTTAAAGGTGGTCCAGGACAGGACATTGAGCCTTCTGATTTTGAAGAAGATTGTAAGATTGACCAGTGTGCTGGTCAGGCTGGGAATAAGATCTGCAACACCAACTGCAATACTCATGCCTGTGGATGGGATGGAGGCGATTGCTCCCTTGATTTCTATGATCCTTGGAAGAACTGCACCAATGCTCTGCAGTGCTGGAAATATTTTAACGATGGCAAATGCGACTCCCAGTGCAATAATGCAGGATGCCTCTATGATGGTTTTGACTGCCAGAACATTGACATCCAATGCAA TCCCCTTTATGACCAGTATTGCAAGGACCACTTCCAGGACGGTCACTGTGACCAAGGCTGCAACAATGCCGAGTGTGAATGGGATGGTTTGGACTGTGCTTACAATATGCCTGAGAAATTGGCTGATGGCACCCTTGTTGTAGTAGTCCTGGTGCCACCAGAAAAACTAAAGAATATTTCCGTGGACTTCCTCCGTGAACTGAGCAGGATCCTCCATACCAATGTTGTGTTCAAGAAGAACGAGCATGGAGAGTACATGATTTTCCCATACTACGGTAATAAGGAGGAGCTGAAGAAGCATCACATCAAAAGGTCCACAAAGGAATGGTCCGATGCCCCCATCTTCAGTAGCGTGAAGGATTCCCTGATTCCTGCCAGATATCGGAGAGAACTGGACCAGCTGGAGGTGAAGGG GTCAATCGTCTTCCTGGAGATCGATAACCGTCAGTGTTTACAGACCAATTCCCAGTGCTTCAACAGTGCCACGGACGTTGCCGCATTCCTTGGGGCTCTGGCCTCTCTTGGCAATTTAGACCTCCCATACAAGATAGAAGCTGTTCGAA GTGAAACGGCAACTCCACCGCCCAGCTCACCGCTCTATCCCAGCCTGGGTGTCAGCCTGTGTGTCCTCTTAGTCATCTTTGCTGTTGTTGGAGTCATCATTCTCAACAAGAAGAGACGCCGAGAGCACGGCCACCTCTGGTTCCCAGAAGGGTTCAGTCCAAAGGAGTCAACCAAAAAGAAGAGGCGAGAGCCCCTTGGGGAGGATTCTGTGGGGTTAAA GCCCCTAAAAAATGGTGCAGATGGTTCTTTGATGGATGATAATCAAAATGAGTGGGGAGATGAAGAAACCTCAGAGAGCAAGAGATTCCGG TTGGATGATCACGCCATACTTCCCGACCTTGATGATCAGACGGACCACAGACAGTGGACACAGCAACATCTGGACGCAGCTGATCTCAGAGCTCCATCTATGGCTCCCACTCCACCCCAAGGAGAGATTGATACTGACTGCATGGATGTTAACGTGCGAGGACCTG ATGGCTACACCCCACTAATGATTGCAGCATGCAGTGGAGGAGGACTAGAGACTGGGAacagtgaggaagaggaggatgcaTCAGCCAACACAATCTCTGACTTTATTGGTCAAGGTGCAAATCTGCACAACCACACCGATCGCACCGGAGAGACTGCCCTTCATCTGGCTGCCAGATATGCCCGTGCAGACGCTGCCAAACGGCTGCTGGAGTCTAGTGCAGATGCCAACGTACAGGACAACATGGGGCGGACTCCTCTTCATGCTGCAGTTGCTGCTGATGCTCAAGGTGTTTTCCAG ATTCTCAttcggaacagagcaacagagTTGGATGCCCGCATGTATGATGGCACAACTCCGCTGATCTTAGCGGCTCGTCTGGCTGTGGAGGGCATGGTGGAGGAACTGATCAACTCCCATGCAGATGTGAATGCAGTGGATGATCTTG GAAAATCTGCTTTACACTGGGCAGCTGCTGTGAATAATGTTGACGCAGCAATGGTTCTCTTGAAAAATGGCGCCAATAAAGACATGCAAAATAATAAA GAGGAAACGCCTCTCTTCCTTGCTGCAAGAGAAGGAAGCTACGAAACGGCCAAAGTTCTTCTAGATCACTACGCGAACCGAGACATCACCGACCACATGGACCGGCTTCCACGTGACATTGCCCAAGAGCGCATGCACCAAGATATTGTTCGATTATTAGACGACTATAACCTTGTGAGGAGTCCACAACTGCACAACGGGCCCATGGGTGCTCCAACCTTATCTCCCATCTGCTCCCCTAATGGGTATATTGGAAACATGAAGCCAGCAGTGCAAGGGAAGAAGGCCCGAAAGCCAAGTGCCAAGGCTTCTGGGTGCAAAGATCTTAAAGCCAGAAGGAAAAAGTCTCAAGATGGCAAGGGTGGGATGTTGGATAACAGCAGCTCTGGTGTCCTCTCTCCTGTCGACTCGTTGGAGTCTCCCCATGGATACTTGTCGGATGTGTCCTCTCCACCTCTGATGACCTCTCCATTCCAGCAGTCTCCATCGATGCCTCTCAACCACCTCAGCAATATGCCTGACACCCATATCAGTATGAATCACATGAATATGTCTGCCAAGCAAGAAATGGTTGGTGGCAGTAACCGGATGGCATTTGAGTCCATGACACCTCGTCTCTCTCACCTTTCTGTATCTAGCCCCAGCACTGTACTGAATGGAGGCTCCATGCACTTTACAGTGGGTGGATCGGCAATGAATGGTCAGTGCGATTGGCTGAGGCTGCAGAATGGGATGGTCCTGAACCCGTACAATCCCATGAGAACTAACCTCCAGCAGGGTGGACATCAGCAAACTGCGGCAGCTCTCCAGCATAGTTTGATTACCTCTTTACATAGTGGTCTGCCCAACACAACTATTTCACCCATGATGTCCTATCAGGCTATTCCCAACACACGGATGTCCAGCCAGCCTCATCTTCTGCAGGCTCAGCAAATTCAGCAACAAAACTTACAGCTGCAGCAACAGCACAATGCAACTTCTGCATCTAGTGCCCGTATTGGTGCATCCTTCTGTGGAAATGACATGGCCCAATCAGACATGCAGCAATTGACGAGCAATGGTCTTCGTTCCATCATGCCCCAGGATACTCAGATCCTATCGGGTTCCATGCCTACCACCCTTACACAATCCATGTCAACCACCCAATTCCTAACGCCACCCTCCCAGCACAGTTACTCTTCTCCCATAGACAATACCCCAAGCCACCAGTTACAAGTTCCGGACCACCCTTTCCTGACCCCATCCCCAGAGTCACCAGACCAATGGTCAAGCTCATCCCCTCATTCCAATATGTCTGACTGGTCAGAGGGTATATCAAGCCCTCCAACGAACATACAGCCCCAACACAACCACATTCCTGAGGCTTTCAAATGA